Genomic segment of Aphelocoma coerulescens isolate FSJ_1873_10779 chromosome 6, UR_Acoe_1.0, whole genome shotgun sequence:
TCTTGAAACTGCAGGGGAAACAGAATGGGAATTCTAAAGGAGTGCGAAATGAAAGGAAGCACCAAAGAAAACTATGCTGATGTCTTGCTAAGTTATGTCAGTTTTTCATGACTGTATCTGCTACTTAACTTTTAGAACAATATGCACTTGCCTGCACATTTCTCAGAATCAAGTACCTACGCATTTCTGAGATAAACAGTTCTCACCGATTCTGCAGGTGGACTCAAAATCATATTCCAGGGCTCCTATTAAAAATTCCTCCACATAGCTGAGATAAGGATGATGAACCATGCCACGCCATGATCTTTGAACATGCATTTTTCAAGACAAAGCTTAAAGACCTAAGTGTATTTCACAAACGTTTTTCTGTAATGCATCACAGAACTCTTCTCAAGCAACTTTTTCAGGAAGTACACAAAATAATTTATCCTTAGCTTAAGTGACAACACAAAGATTAACAAATCTGGTAAACAAGTCACATCTAACCTGTGCATACTTATCAACTGAAAGATCATTTTAAAAGACATCAAAATAACTCTAATCAAAAACACAGTTCACCTACTACTAAGACTGCATATTAGTTTGACAAGCACTTGATACAGAAGTCACATCTCCTATATAATAACCACAGGGCATGATCCTTGCCTTTAATTTCTGAAGTGCTGATATGCTTTGAGAGAGTTTCTATGAACTAGACAGCATCAATAATTCAAGTGAATCATTTAATCACTTTTCATCAACACTCAACAACAGCTACCTTCAGGTGCAAAAGTCTTTAAGGGACGAAGTTCATCCATACTAGTGGGATTGGTGCAACATGAAATGACTCCTTGGCCATTGACAGAAGTGTACACATTAGGTGTTACTAGTATACCAAATGCTCATTTTGTGCCATAAACAATATTAGGACTTAACGATTAAAACACCATTAAAGCagaaaggaagaaggctccTAATGTTTTCTAGTAGAGTAATTCCCTGATCTAACAACTGTCAGTAACACTGGTTCCTTTCCATCCAGGGATAACAAGAACTTCACTTCCACACTAACTACTACAAAATCTAATTTCACTGACATTTCCAATTCCACTGTAATTTATTTCTTAACTAGGAATACTGCAGGGCAATAGTTAAATACAGTTTAATGCTGACAACTGTGCCATTTCCAAGCACCATCTCAAATGCACCAAGTGTGATGTGACTTAGCTTTCACGTACACAACTACTTTCACACAATGGTCAAGTTACACATGCAGTTGCACTGTACTACTTTGAATCAGATCCTGCAGTGTCTGAACCAACGTTTCAAGTCAACAACACTGAgtttcttggattttttctcACTGGGAATTATTTTAAAGTTGATTCACTAGTTTCAAAAAATCTGGTTTGCTACTAGCCAAATTTTACTTCCAAGTCACACAAATAAAATTCATTATGGAATTAACTGAACCTTCACAGGACAGATCTAAATTTAAATCAAACATGCATACAAGGCAGTACAGTGCTTCAATTAAAGGATGGACACATTTCAGTGATGTATAATTCAGGCACCACATCCATGCTCATTTCCAGTACCTGTAGATACTTCACTTCTGATGGAGAGTTCCAAGAAagtaggaaaaaagcaaaagtgaAGATTACTGAAGTTCAAGATGTCAAGGCATTTTCTCAGCTACAGAACACTACCCTCTCTCCCCTTGttaaaacacttgaaaaaaaccaacccacttGACTGCACAGTTTAATCAGTTTATTAGAGGACAGAACACTGTGAAGGAAAGTGACTGGCTGGCTTCCCACCCAACCTATGCCtcagctttggttttgtttcatgaTGGAGGAAATCTGCCTCCCCCCAAGCTGCTTGTATCAGGTCCTAGATATAGCCCAAGAAGGCTGTATCAGTCCAGCCACACCAGAGGAAGACTCCACTACCTTGGGAATCAGTCTCTCAAACCCAGATGCATTCTACCTTATTTCTATTCACACACTGTTCTCACTGCCTATACCACACAAACTTACCTCTACAGATAACACCATACCAACAGTAACTTGGTGGAGAAGCATTAGGTGTTTAGGCAGCCTGAGTAACAAGTGTTAAGATTCTCTAACGTGTGTATTGCGAGACGGAGTTACGTGATTAGAGCAATACTGTTAGATTTATGAAGTTTAACTTTAGTTCAAATGACACATAGGAAACAGTAATTTAGGAAGCATTGTTTCATGTCACATCAGCTAGGCTTGCAGCAGTGAGGAGCAAAACTAAGCTACTGAGCTGATGACAAGCTATACAACACACAGTTTTTACCTTCTGTTATCCAGTAGAACAggtgaaaaaatggaagaaaaacaatGTTATTCTGTTGAAGAGTTTCTAATCAACATTTCAAAGCCATATGCTCACtctattttaaaagatattCTCATCCTACCTTCTTGCCAGCACCAACATTTGCCTTGGCTGTGCCCCTGACTTTCTTCATTCTGTTCTTACGCTCTTTTCGCTGCTTCCTGgaagtctttttcttttcatacaaGCCGTGCTATTAAAAACAGTTAAAAGTTGCATTTAACATTGTCTGTCTACTAACAACTCTTGAActtaaatttaaatttgaaaTATTAAGTAGCAGTATCATTAACTAATGAATGATTCAATACAGAACATAAACACTGAAGTAGGACATCTCTTATGCTTCTTCCAGACCATTATTAGTGTTTTGTTAAAAATTACTGCAAAACACCTCTGGTAACATCAGTTTTGCCTTCCCAACTCCCTTGTAATATAGCATAAAAATATACTTAGCCTATTTTGCAAATGCAGAAGTTAATCTGTACTATTTTAAGAACTCTCATACAACTGTACTTTCACAAAACTTGAGTTTTTACACACACAAATCATGGGTAACTAAACACTTCCAACCTATGCCAACTGCTTTCAAGACACCAGAAGACAACATACCCTGGCAAGCCTGTGCTTTGGTTCGTTTTTCTTTGCATAGTCCAGGGAATCATAGATCATGCCAAAACCAGTTGTCTTGCCACCACCAAAGTGAGTTCTGAAGCCAAAGACGAAAATTACATCAGGGGTTGTCTTGTACATTTTTGCCAGCTTTTCCCTGATTTCTGTTTTGGGGACTGTGGCCTTCCCAGGATGAAGAACATCAATCACCTAAGAAAGAATTTTTACAAGTTGATAAAAAGTCAAGGTCCAGTACAAAAACCAGGTGCTACAGTCCCACCATGAGCTTAACATTTAAGCTAACCAATTTTAGCAGCATAAACTATTACTCATTTGATACAAAAGCATTCAAAAGCTTCTTGCTTCACAGAGTCATTTAGACTGAAAAATACTTCTAAAATCATTGAATACAATAGTAAATCCAATCCTGTCAAGTCTCACACTGGCACTAAGCCATGTCCTCAAGCACTACACCTACATGTCTTTTcgatacctccagggatgataACTTAACCACTTCCCagggcagcctattccaatgcTTAATAACCCTTTTGGTGCAGAAATTTTCCCCAACATCCAATCTCAAGCTCCCCTGGTACAACTTCACTATCAAGATTTACCTTAAGAATACATCAACGCATCTAAACCCGTAAGCTCTTACAATTCTTAATTTAAGAACTCTAGCAATTTTAAGACCCCATACTTATAGTGGCTAAACCTTCTTCCAGCCCAGAACAACCAGAACAAATAAAGGCAATTTTCTGTAGTATTTTACCATCTGCTTGCGCTGCAGAAGTCTGTTGGTCATGAACTTCCTGGTTCTGATGGTCACTGTGTCATTCTGcaagagaaaacattaaataaaccaaaacaataGCTACAAATGCAACAGAAACTTAATACATACATAAACAATGTACAATACCACAACAGCCAGGAGCCTCTGATACTGACAGTGAATTCATAACCTAAGTGGACCGGTCCTGGGCTACAGAAAATACTTTCTGATAGTACAGTGAAAAACTGACAAACTCATCCCCAGATTCCAAACACCATAGCAACATACACACCTTCACTACCGTGAAAAGCTGAAGCAGCTTTTAGTAGAAGACATGGATCTCAATCCCGAGTATTACAACAATATAACAGAAGTTTCCTTCTAAGCCCAAATGCTACCAACTCTGTGGCTGACCAGCCCTAAGGACAAGGGAGCACCCGAGATACCTGGATGCTCCTGgttgaaaggaaaaacagagatCAGTGAGTCCACAGAAGCTTACCATGATTTTTCAGTAAATTACACACTTGGCATAGTACTTGGTATGTTAGCACCTGACCTCAGGGTAAGGACACGGCAGTGGGCTGAGGGTAAAGGGCAGGATGAAAAGGAAGCGAGGGAACAGAAAAGAGCGAGTGACCACACACTGGAggagtaaagaagttcttcctgatGCTCAGGCAGAACTTCCTGTCCATCACTTTCTGCCCTTGCCCCGGGTACGACTACCTAGCACCACtaagcagagcctggctccatcctctgacACCTCCCTTCAAATACTGGTAGACACTGGTAATGTCCCCTTTTGTCATCTTTTCTTGAGCTAAATACGTTCATCTCTCAGCCTTTTTTGTAAGAGCAATGCTCCAGTACCCCAGGTTATCCTCACTGCCCTCCACTGGAGCCACTCCAGGAACTCGATGTCTATCTAGTACTGAGAAGCCCAGAACTGGAACACTCCAGGTACAATCTCACCAGAGCTGACTAAAAGGACAGATCAGCGTcctcgacctgctggccacgctcTTCCCAACGCAGTAAGTTTCTTTGAAAACCCTGCACACCACTATTTCCATAAGGTTTCCAGACAGGAGCAGCCGTGATAAACGCGAGTGTGACCCACGGCAGCTCCTAAAcacccccagagcagcagcacactggTGCCGCATTATCAGAGCCCGGGGCTGCTCTGACCGAGCACAGACACGGCGCAGCCGAGCACACGGCGCGGCCCTCACCCCGCAGCTCGCTGCTACCAGCGGGCACGGACGCGCGGCGGCTCGGCCGCAGGAGCCCAGGCTCGGTGACCGCCATACCGCCGCGGGCGGGTGCGGGCAGGCCGGgccggcggggcgcggcggtgcggggccgcggcggggcccggatggcggcggcgcggggcggatGGCGGGACGCGGCCCGGGCACTCACCATGGCGGCGGCAACGGCTCCTGCGACCCGACGGGAAAAGGGCCAGCGCCGCCCCTCGGCCAATCATAAGGCGGTGCGGGGGCCCTTCCTGTGCGGGTGGAGTTCTGCGTAGGGCTGTCTATTCCAGAGCCGGACCTGGCAGGAGATAGCGGCAGGGGCGGCTTCTGTGTGCCTGAGGGGACCCGGGGTGGAGGCAGCTCCGTGTCCCACCGGGGGAAGGCTCAGCTCCGTGAGCGCCTTGCGGCGAGCTCAGTTTAGCAGAGCCGAGCTCAGCCCCGCCGTGTACTGGCACTGCCCCGGGGGTCCCGCCGCTGGTGACCGGGGCCAGGCCCAAGGCTGTTGTGGGGACACGCAGAGCCACGGACTGAACGTGGCGGCTCAGCACCGGCTGAGGAGTTGTTTAAGCCGCAGGGAGTTGGGCCTCTTCAGCCTCGAGAAGAGGCGACCGAGAGGGGACCTCATTTATGTGCATAGCTAGGGAGGGCTGTCAGAGAGCGGAACCGGCCTCTGCTCCGTGGTGCCGGGTAGTAACAAGAGGCGATGGGCAGGCGATGCTCAGGAAGTTCCACCCGAAAATAAGAAGCGATTTCTTTGGTGCGCACTGACCGCGCACGAGAGTGGGGTGCCGGAGAGGCTGCCGAGTGTCCCCCGGTGGCGACAGCCCCGAAGCGGCGGTGCCGGCTGGGGGCGCTGCGGGCGGAGGCCGCGCTgacggccccgccccggcccggcccggcccaggccccgCGTGCAGCCGCGCGGgtcccgccgcgccgccgccgccgcgatGGTGAAGGAGCAGTTCAGGGAGACGGATGTGGCCAAGAAAATGTGAGTGAGGGCCGTGCGGTGCCCGCGGGCTGAGGCGGGGAGCAGCAGAATTCCGGGGGGCGGCGGAGGGGGGCAAACGCTGTAGCCGGAGCTAGGAGAGTGTTGGCTTGGAGGGCCGCGGGGGGCGGCTCCTGGCTCGGCTGCTCCGCTTCTTGGAGCGCTGGCACAGGCTGGGTTCTCCCACACGGGTGGCTGTGCCTGTGTCCAGCTGTGGGGATGCTCAGGAAGGTCGATAAATGCCTCAGATAAAAACCACCATCTCATCGCAAAGCACCTTTATTTTTTATAGTTGTCCGAAAAGAATCTGGTTGAGCAATGTTGTGAATCAAGGGCAGCGGAGCTGGCGAGGGGTCTAgaacacaagccctatgaggaGTAGCTGAGGGACCTGGAGTGTTTAGCCTGggggaaaggaggctcaggggagagctTATCAATCTCTAAaaccacctcaaaggaggttgtagccagctAGGaattggtctcttctcccaggcaatcAGTGACAGGACAACTGGACACAGTTTTAAGTTGCGGtagggaaggtttaggttggacatcaggaagaatttcttcacagaaagagtgattaaacattggaatgggctgcccagagaggtggtggaggaaaggctggatgcggcactcagtgccatgatCTAATTGACAAGGTGGCATTTGGTCATAGGTTGGGTTCCGTGATCTCCGAGGTTTTTTTCAACCTCATTGGTTCTGTAGTTTAGTGATGCTTATGTGTATGTATGCTTGTTGCTGTAagtttttttgcatatatatgtatatatgtgtgtgtgtgtgtgcccatgCATACATCTGAAATTTCCTGTCCTAGAAGCCACATCTGTTTTGGCATGAAATCTCCAGAAGAGATGCGTCAGCAAGCTCATATTCAAGTGGTTAGCAAAAATTTGTATAGTCAGGACAACCATCACTCTCCACTGCAGTATGGAGTGCTGGACCATCGCATGGTGAGaaccttttttctttgttttccagatTCTTTCTGAGGAGTTGCTGgagtggttaaaaaaaaagttggggTAACTGAAATGTACTGCTTGTCCAAAACAAGTTCAATTGAGTCTTTACTTGAGTTTCATAgacttttagctgtgctgccagctattttcttcatgcttttggAGGGCAGAAATGCATTCTTTTGAGGCAGGACGTAAGTTTCTTTCTGCCAAACTGCTGGGACACCCAGAAACATGTGTCACCAAAATGCTACAATGTAGATTAATGGGCTGTAGATCAGCTGCAAGAGCTGCTTGAGTCCGGGTCATTGGTGTCAGCAGGTTCTGTGTGtaaaaaccatttttcttaAGGGTCAGAGTGACTATAATGCTATTGATGTGCTTCTGATGCTGGGGGGGAGTGGCCCTGCTATTAGGATTCCTGATTAGATTATAAACTGTTGCATTTTGTATCTATCCCATAAATTACAGctaactttttttcctctacgTGTGTGTTTGCTTTCTCCCAAAGGGAACCAGTGAAAAAGACCGTCCCTGTGAAACCTGTGGAAAAAGTCTGGCTGATTGTTTAGGGCACTATGGGTACATTGACTTAGAACTACCATGTTTTCATGTTGGATACTTCAAAGCTGTGATAGGCATCTTACAGGTAAAAATGATTATGATTTGTTGTCAGTTTTTAGtctagaaaaaggaaattttcaggAGAGATGATGCTTGAAAGTAATTGACAAGGCCAAAATAAGGTTGCATTATTGATTTATCTTTATGtacattttcttttgtaaaataCGTGTATTTAAAGACCAGTCTTAGTGATGTTCTATGTAATCTCAGACTGATAAATCTAATCCattatttttctgcagtttgAATTGAATATATGCAGGATGATTTGCCTTTTAGAACATCCCAGTAAACCAAAGCTCTGCTTGCTTTACAGGGATTTTTGAGTCCCTGCAGTGCTTAGCTAAGGATTTGCCTCATTGGCtgtatttctccttttcttttgtgcTTTTTAATGTGTATTCCAATATGTGAATTGGTCCTTCAATCAAGACAGTAGTATCTCATTCAAAAAAAATGCACTGTGTTGAAGAACTTAAGCTATAGTTCAAGAGGTTACATCTCTGAATGTGTCTCTTAGACAACTGGATTTATATGTGTTTACACTTAAGATGATCTGCAAAACCTGTTGCCGTATCATGCTGTCAGTGGaagaaagaaagcagtttttggATTACCTAAAACGACCTGGCCTCACATATCTTCAGAAGAGAGGGCTAAAAAAGAAAGTGTCTGAGAAGTGCCGAAAGAAAAACACTTGTCCTTACTGTGGGGCCTTTAATGGTGAGTATTGACATCAACAATTTGTGAAGTTGTCTGCTCTGATGGTTTTTACCTTGATGGCTGTGATAGGA
This window contains:
- the RPS24 gene encoding small ribosomal subunit protein eS24 — its product is MNDTVTIRTRKFMTNRLLQRKQMVIDVLHPGKATVPKTEIREKLAKMYKTTPDVIFVFGFRTHFGGGKTTGFGMIYDSLDYAKKNEPKHRLARHGLYEKKKTSRKQRKERKNRMKKVRGTAKANVGAGKK